One window from the genome of Montipora foliosa isolate CH-2021 chromosome 5, ASM3666993v2, whole genome shotgun sequence encodes:
- the LOC138003986 gene encoding cathepsin B-like: protein MAVLFLSLVVLFTSCQAKSFQESGALTREAIDYINAFSTWKADPDYANYDQEHFKGLCGVPLDGNVIPRPLKKTGVLEEKTDYQVIKVPDSFDSREEWPKCKSIDEIRDQGSCGSCWAFGAVEAMTDRICIHSSGRLTPHISAEDLLSCCTECGMGCNGGFPEEAWFYWQQKGLVTGGQYDSNKGCQPYQIPSCDHHVKGHLKPCGSVLPTPPCERKCEAGYNVSYSDDKKYGKSGYSVGSSVEAIATEIMTNGPVEAAFTVYSDFPSYKSGVYQHKVGTMLGGHAIKILGWGTENNTPYWLVANSWNADWGDKGYFKILRGQDECGIESSVVAGMPRFDEEPRMVIVV from the exons ATGGCTGTGCTCTTCCTGTCTTTGGTCGTTCTTTTTACATCTTGTCAAGCCAAGTCTTTTCAAGAGTCTGGAGCTCTAACAAGAGAGGCCATTGACTACATCAATGCTTTCTCTACTTGGAAAGCAGATCCTGATTATGCTAACTACGACCAAGAACATTTCAAGGGCTTATGTGGTGTTCCCCTCGACGGAAATGTCATCCCCCGTCCACTGAAAAAGACTGGCGTTTTGGAAG AAAAGACAGATTACCAAGTCATTAAGGTTCCAGACTCGTTTGATTCAAGGGAGGAGTGGCCCAAATGTAAATCTATCGATGAAATACGTGATCAAGGATCATGTGGAAGCTGCTGG GCTTTTGGAGCTGTAGAGGCTATGACAGACCGAATTTGCATCCACTCTAGTGGGAGATTGACACCACACATCtctgctgaggatttgctttcTTGCTGCACAGAATGTGGAATGGG GTGTAATGGAGGATTCCCAGAGGAAGCCTG gttttatTGGCAACAGAAAGGTTTGGTCACAGGAGGCCAGTACGATTCAAACAAAGGCTGTCAACCTTATCAAATCCCATCTTGTGATCACCACGTGAAAGGTCACCTTAAGCCTTGTGGATCTGTCCTTCCTACACCTCCATGTGAGAGAAAGTGTGAAGCAG GATACAACGTTTCGTACAGTGATGACAAGAAGTATGGCAAGAGCGGTTACAGTGTGGGAAGTTCCGTAGAAGCAATTGCCACAGAAATCATGACAAACGGCCCTGTGGAGGCTGCCTTTACGGTTTACTCTGACTTCCCAAGTTACAAGAGTG GTGTATATCAGCACAAAGTGGGTACCATGCTTGGAGGACACGCCATTAAAATCTTGGGCTGGGGAACAGAGAACAACACACCATACTG GCTAGTTGCAAATTCTTGGAATGCAGACTGGGGAGACAAAG gTTATTTTAAAATTCTCCGTGGCCAGGATGAGTGTGGCATTGAATCAAGTGTAGTTGCTGGCATGCCAAGGTTTGATGAGGAACCAAGGATGGTGATCGTGGTCTGA